One window of the Pararge aegeria chromosome 22, ilParAegt1.1, whole genome shotgun sequence genome contains the following:
- the LOC120633920 gene encoding SAP domain-containing ribonucleoprotein, translating to MADSVLSDISKMKVVELRKELKSRGLSYAGDKAELLARLQAAMSQEDHGDINLDSDEIDSDGVLEDEDDKSQNDILDDVAVDTLNEEFALEEVSPPKQPTETKPQRTLKRKITSETKATQNKEAGAKKIVLNRTISITSSSTKPEEDKKEEVTPPEPDLSIKTPNNKIKITADIDPKTRLEMRAKRFGLPVKMTDEQRKEARKERFNQRTTTSNSILDNTNTGSVSDNLDKFKKRAERFGQSVSAIMTDIENKEKLEKRKAKFSSVK from the coding sequence ATGGCAGATTCTGTTTTAAGCGATATCAGTAAGATGAAGGTAGTAGAGTTACGAAAAGAACTTAAATCACGTGGACTATCGTACGCCGGTGATAAAGCGGAGCTCCTAGCGAGATTACAAGCAGCAATGTCTCAAGAGGATCACGGAGATATTAATCTTGATTCAGATGAAATAGATTCAGACGGAGTGCTAGAAGACGAAGACGATAAAAGCCAAAACGATATCTTGGATGATGTAGCTGTAGACACCTTAAACGAAGAGTTCGCACTCGAAGAAGTCTCTCCGCCAAAGCAGCCTACAGAAACAAAACCACAGAGAACGTTAAAGAGGAAAATCACTTCGGAAACGAAAGCAACACAAAACAAGGAGGCAGGTGCAAAGAAAATTGTTTTGAATCGGACAATTTCCATAACATCCAGTTCTACCAAACCGGAAGAAgacaaaaaggaggaggttacaCCACCAGAGCCAGATCTGAGTATAAAAActccaaataataaaatcaaaataactgCTGACATTGATCCTAAAACAAGATTAGAGATGCGTGCAAAAAGATTTGGCTTGCCAGTAAAAATGACAGATGAGCAACGAAAAGAGGCCAGAAAAGAACGATTTAACCAAAGGACAACCACTAGTAACAGCATACTTGATAACACAAATACTGGTTCAGTGTCTGATAATTTGGATAAATTCAAGAAAAGGGCTGAACGATTTGGTCAGTCTGTGTCAGCAATAATGACAGacattgaaaataaagaaaaattagagAAGCGTAAAGCTAAGTTTTCTTCTGTTAAATAG